The Ciona intestinalis unplaced genomic scaffold, KH HT000562.1, whole genome shotgun sequence genomic sequence GGCGTGACCGACGTCGATTATAATGAGGCCACGAAAAGCGTTGCTGTTAAGCAACCAACAGAAAAGTTGGATCGGTATTTTGCGAGCGCGACCCAACCAAAGGAAAGAAGTACATTTGCCAGTCCCCGACCAAGCTTTCGTGTTGACGCCGCATCATTTATACCTGCCTTCAAGGCGGCAGTTGGTAGTATTATTAGACAATTATTCACCCCTTCCGTACCTAATTATGTTAAGTCGATGCCCTCAACTTCAAATAACAATCATTCTCTATCCAACAGAGTTACAGACTTCCAAAAGTTAAAATCGATGTATTTTCCGGTGATGCGTTAAAGTACCCAGCGTGGGAGACGGCGTTCAATGCACTCGTGGAGTCAAAATCAAGTTGCATTGCGGAAAAGCTAAACCTGTTGGGTCAACATCTATCCGGAGAACTGAAGTGTTTGGTGGAAGGATTTCTGCTCTGGCAAACAGAAGACGCATATAAAGAAGCCAAGCAGCGTTTGAAACAGAGGTATGGAAACGATAGTATCGTTAGTAAAGCTTTTACGGATAAACTCAGTCGGTGGCCAACAATCAGGGCAAACGACCCCGTTGGCATTCGTAAATATTCCGATTTCCTAACGCAAGTCGTTGCCGCCAAACAGAAGATATACAATCTTAAAATACTCGATTTCCCGCAAGAAAGTAACAAAGTTCTTGCTCGGCTGCCTTCTCAAATGATTAGACAATGGCGAGAATACCTGCGACAGTATAAAACTGAGTCTAAGTACGATGATTATCCCCCTTTCGAATACCTTGTGTCCTTTATTTATGAACAAGCTGAGCGTGAAAATATACCCGAACTGCAAGATATTGCATGCGGACACGCCCAACCGACCCAGGTCATACGACAAAACGAGCAACGCAAAATGTTTTCAGGTGCGTACCAATGACATGCAAAACGATCAACGACGCCTTAAAATATCTCTTAAACACCAATTTCTTTGTCGATACTGTAAATCCAAACACCACATAGATAAGACTGTAGGGAGTTTGATAAGTTGACGCGATCAAACAAAATAGAGTTCCTATACGTCATGAACTCTGTTATAGTTGCGGGTATAAGTGATGATCATATTGCCCGGTTTTGCCCGCAAAGAGTGGAGTGCAGACAATGTGGAAAGAAACATCTTACCGCACTTCATATATATCGAAACCCAGGGTCATCAGTCAGTAACCTTTGTTCGCAAGTTTGTGAAATGATAGGCAATGAGCCATGTTGCGATAATGCGATGATTGTTCCTGTGTGTGTACGAAACGTAACGGTCAAAAAGAAGTTCTAACATATTGTATCCTAGACGACCAATCGAATAAATCATTTATATCTGAGAACCTGCAGATGCAACTGGGAGCGTTGGGGACAAAAACCCATCTGAGTCTGTCCACCATGTATAAAGGAAACGCACCCATAATCAGTTGTCGTGTACGAGACTTGGAAGTGATTGGCTACGATCGATCAATCAGCATCGCAATTCCTTCAGTTTTTACGAGACCAGAGATACCCGCCAACCCAAGCCAGATACCACGCCGTGAAACAGCTCTACAATGGAAACATTTGCGAAAAATTGCAGGTGAGCTGATTCCTTTCCAACCGGGGATTGAAATCGGGCTTTTAATTGGTAGCAACATACCAAGCGCTATAAAACCTCGGGACGTAGTTTCTGGTGGAGAAGACGAGCCATATGCTCAACGGTGGGGTAAGCCACGATATAGTGGGCGTTTAAACTAATTGTTCtttggtttttataaaagagaTTTCGGACGATATAAACGACGCTAATATTCAAATAGTGAGAAAATTTTGTGAAAATGTCAGTTACTTGAGAGTTAGATTCACCCATTTAATCATCAACAACCATTAATACTCTTTGCTTTCCATCTGATGAGGAAACTTTTGGTAAACCTATAAACTCTACCCCTTTTATTGTTTCGTAAACGGTTGCCACACACCATAACACCACGAAAATTTTTCGGGCGGATGATTGATCCATCAATACCTGAATTCAGTATGAATTAAACGGATGTTTAAAGGTTACATCCATTGGTAAGAATgtctaagttttaaaaacaccaCCCGTATATAAAGCTTCTGtttcattaattaaaacttgtgAGAACAAACAGTgaataaaactgaaatatcAAGAGGTAATGTATGAATACCGTCGCTTTGGACTTTACGTTTGGGGTAAAATTAAGTCAAACCCTTCTTTGTTTGACGACAGGTGTATACcttgttgttaaaaactcggaatgaaatattttcacCAGTTACAGTTTGTTTGGTTTGTAACGCATGTTTATAATCGGTAAATTGGAGTTTGATGTGTCTTTTGGACAACCCCTTGCTGCTAATCTTATCAACATCCCCGGTACAGTAGTATGTTTTAGAATTCAAAGCAACAATACCGGTTACCACTATACTCAACTTTAAACAACCCCAATGTGCGTTTGTCAAAGAGTTCGTTGTTTGCAACACTCATATGGAACCCAAGCCTTAAAGGCTGTCCTGGTTTCAACAAACTGAGCGTTGTGAGCATCCACACGCCAAGGCAGGAAACCAAGTACCGTATTCGGTAAAGAATCGTTTTCTCAACTCGGGCTTAATAACATCATCGAGTGAGTCTGCGGATAAATTAAAGTACATTGAATCAGTATCACACTGCACAAGGGTAATGTTAGACGGATCAATAAATAAGAATAATACATCATAAACAAACtgtaacaattttaattttgccaGATCATATACGAACACCCCGATTTGTATCGGGAGGTCTTGGTGTATATGTTCCTTTCTCATATGGATTTCATAGAGGTCCGTGGCAATCTCGTCACAGTGAACAAAAGGTTTTCGCTTTATCATGTTGTTAACAAGAGGTTCCCTTTTGAAGACAACATCTTTGAACTTCAGCTTGTTGGTCAAGGTTTTCCATATGCTGAAAACATTACTTGTTAGTTTGACTATATACGCTAAAAATACTACATATATAACCTTTAACTTGTAGCAAAACTTTTAACTTGTAGCAAAACTTTACCTGAATTTCCAATTAACTTTTTGCAAGTACCACTTTAGCAGCGGCGTCGCGAAAGTTTGTTTTTCCCTCTTGAAACTGCTGATCAAGCTACGTCTCGGTGAGCTCATGATGTTATTTTTCTCCGCGAAAGCCTTCTCATATGAGGTCCACACAATATCATCTCGAGAAATCTACAAGTCAGTAGTTAGCGTGTGTATATTTTTAGAATAATACTTATACCAAATGGTTTTTGAAGATGGAGGGAATTCGCTGTATATCCTTCGCAAGTGCTCTGGTACACTTACATCCACTTCGGCAAATCCATATAAAGTTTTCCTAAACGTTAAACGTCAGTAGTGTTCAAACAGTATACCATAATAAACTTACCCGACTTTTCATTTTTGGGGTGTTTCCACGCGGGTTTGTTTTTGCATATGAAGTTTCGAATCTCCGGATCCTGTTGCTCACGCCGCCACTGACACCCCCATTTAAAATGGACATTATACCCTTCAGTCTCCAAACGTTTCAACCGTTGCAGTGTTTCTTTATTGAGCTGTTCCACCGACTTTTCCATACGCTGATGGCGTTCCAACAGATTTCCACTACCATCCTTGTTTGTATCGCACATCGTACAACCATGCCACACGCAACCCAGGTATTCGAAAACTGAGTTTGTTGACGCGCAATACCCATCTACATGATTTCGCACACTTCCAATAATTTGCTCACCTCCATTGTTTTTATGCGAGATTGGAATGCTCAGTGAGAGATTTAGTTTTCatcatttcaaatattttaattataacatacatgatatgtatttaatattgtgCAACGGTTCCTAAACTTCTATACCATtccatttttaatgtttgctcAGTAGCaatttttagaatttaaatcagaactaaacaaaattttgcatAAACGTACTTTACAAGTGCATTAAACTTGtcaaatttttataaagatagtcaaaattttgaaaatacacCCCAATTTTTTACAATAGGTATATTTCTAGTAAAGAACCACTGCtttttaacttgtaattttaaaaataaacaactctACATTAAAACATACCATTCTAGATTTCGATTCTTTGTCCAAAATCAAACTTCAATATTATACCACCTGCAAAACAAcgtataatttattataagcAATTAACACTAGTTTGTATTGAATTAACGAGGTGAAATAATTTGATCAGCGACTCTAGTCATCTTCATTGAATGCTCAGTGAGAGAGTTAAGTTTTCATCATTTCAAATATTGCAgtaagggtggggtaagatgggacacctttcagtatattttctcatctcatttcacct encodes the following:
- the LOC113475473 gene encoding uncharacterized protein LOC113475473, translating into MSSPRRSLISSFKREKQTFATPLLKWYLQKVNWKFSIWKTLTNKLKFKDVVFKREPLVNNMIKRKPFVHCDEIATDLYEIHMRKEHIHQDLPIQIGVFVYDLAKLKLLQFVYDVLFLFIDPSNITLVQCDTDSMYFNLSADSLDDVIKPELRKRFFTEYGTWFPALACGCSQRSVC